TTGATATTTCAAATAGGATATTAGAAACACAATATTTACTAAATAAGGCTAACAACTTAATTACAAAACAACATTTATTTAATTGCAGTTATAATGAAACCGAGAATGAAAATAAGAATAGAAAGAATTTGATGTAATTGGAGTGTAGAATATGATACACTCCTTTTTAATTTTGTAATTGATATAAGTCTGTTTCTTTGGCATAAAAATTGCAAATATTATGTTATGAAATAATTAAACAACTGGATGTGAAAAATTTGAACCTATTTAAATGCTTAATAAGCATTGTTATATTTTATTTGGTTTTTAGAAAAATTGACAAATTAGATAACATAAGTAAGACAGAGAAGTGTAGAAACTGTGGAAGAGACATAGATTCTACAACCTTATATTGTCCTTACTGTAACGAAGAACATAAAAAAAAGTGTAATAATTGTGGAAGATTAATTGATGTTGATTGGAGATCTTGTCCATTTTGTCAAAATAGTGCTAGTGTCATATCAAACAAATAACTGTACCATATGACACATAATAATTTTATTTCTAAATATATATGTGTTTATTACTATAATGTAGAGAGTTCAACACTATGTAATGTTGGCATAATAATTGCATTTGTAAATTAAGATGTGAAATTATTTATATTGAAAAGGGGAAAGATTATGGGAAAATCGAAGAAGAACAAAAAAACAACAAAGCAACAAACAAATTATCTTCCGTTTTTAACTATTGCTGTGGTAATTATCGCAGTAGCTATTGTCGTTTTGGTACCAAAAGGAGGCTTAAATGAGACAACTGCAAAAAATTCTAACGCATCAAATAGTCAAAACAATATTTCTGGGGGAAATCCAGCTACGCTTAATGAAAATGGAGATGTGGTAATTAAAGAAGCTGATATTACTGAAAATGGATCTTTTTTAGAGTATAAATCCAAAGATGGTGTTACAGTAGGGTTATTAGCAGTAAGGGCTAGTGATGGTACAGTTCGTACAGCTTTTGATACTTGCCAGGTATGTAATGGAAGCCCTTATGCTTATTTTAATCAGAAGGGCAATCAAATACAATGCCAAAATTGTGGGAATATCTATAGTTTAGACATGATTGAGCAGGAACGCGGTGGTTGTAATCCTATTCCTATAATGGCTGATGAAAAAACAGTTACTGACACAGAGATTATAATACCTGCAGATTTACTTGAAGAGAATGCAGATATATTTGAGAATTGGAAGAAGTTCTAATGAATAGTATCAAAATAAAATTATTAATTGAAGGAATGAGTTGTTCCCATTGTGAAATGGCAATAGAAAATAAACTAATAGGATTAAGAGGAGTTTCTTATGTAAAAGCAAGCTATGAAAAAGGAGAAGTAGAAATTACTTATGATAAAGACATCACAAGTATTGGCCAGATAAAGAAAACTATAAACAAGTTAGATTATAAAGTGGTTGATTTTACAAATAAGAAGCAATTCACTAGTAATACAAAGCTACTTTATATTTTGACTATAATACTTAGTGTTTATTTTGTACTTAATCATTTTAAATTATTAAATTTTGTAAATTACTTTCCTCAAATACAGAGCAATGTGGAATATAGTATGCTTTTTGTAATTGGAGTATTTACTTCACTTCATTGTATAGCAATGTGTGGAGGGATAAACCTAGCACAGAGTATTCATTCAGTTGAAAGTAGAAAGTCTACAATACATTCGAATTTATTATATAATATGGGTCGTGTAATATCTTATACAATTATTGGGGGTATTGTAGGTGGTATAGGATCAGTGATAAGTCTTGAAGGAAGTTTTCGTGGAGCTGTTGCCATAATAGCGGGTATATTTATGATAATCATGGGATTTAATATGTTAAATGTATTCCCTTGGTTAAGATATATAAATATTAGAGTTCCAAGGTTTATAAGTAAAAGAGTAAATAATAATAAATCAAAAGCAAAATCATCTTTTTATATTGGTTTACTCAATGGTTTATTGCCTTGTGGTCCATTACAGAGCATGCAGTTATATGCATTGTCTACTGGTAGTATTGTTGCAGGTGCTTTTTCAATGTTTTTATTTAGTTTGGGTACCGTCCCTCTGATGTTTATACTTGGCACTATAAGTAGTAAGTTGAATAAGAAGTTTACTGATAAGATGCTTTCTATATGTGCAATGTTAGTAGTAGTATTAGGAGTAGGTATGATAAGCAATGGTCTAAGTCTTTCAGGAGTATTAATTCCTCAAATTCAAACAGCTGAAGCCCTAGCAAGCACAGCCGAGTTAGAGGGTGAATTTCAAACAATAAGAACAGTATTAGACTTTGGTATATATCAACCTATTAGGGTTAAGGCTGGTATACCAGTTAAATGGACCATAAGAGCAGAAAAAGGGAAGGTTAACGGTTGTAACAATGAGATTATAATCCCTGAATATAATCTAGAAGTAAAATTAAAAGAGGGAGATAATTTAATCGAATTTATACCTACAGAAGCAGGACAATTTGGATACAGTTGTTGGATGGGTATGATACGTAGTTCTATTATTGTAACGGAATGATAAAGGGAGGTATTTATATGAAAAAACACATTCTACATATGTTAATTTGCTGTGGATTTCCAATATTAATTATTGGGTCTTTACCTTTAATAGCAAGATATAGCCCTTGGATTAGTTTAATTCTGGGATTTATTGCTCCATTTATATGTCCGATAATGATGATTGGGATGATGTTTATGATGTTTAAAAGTAAGGGTAAAAAGGAAAAATCATCTTGTTGTGACAATAAAGAAAATGAAACCAGTGAAATGTTAAATTAAGTAATTACATTGTATAACATCTAACCATTAAGTATTTTGTGAAGTGGTTAGTTTTTTGTTAATTATAAAAATAAAGTAAACAATAAGTTAATAAAAAGGTATTGACAAAATGATATACATAGAATATTATATAAGCATAAGGACCCCCACCTGGGGGGTAGGGGAGGAGGTAGTAGAATGAATGCCGATCAAAGGAAAGCATTACAAACCTTAAAAACTGCTAAGGGTCAGATAGAAGCAACAATCAAGATGATTGAAGATGGTCGTTATTGTATAGATGTATCAAATCAAATTTTAGCAGCCCAATCACTTTTGAAGAAGGCCGATTTATTAATAATAGGACAGCACCTTAGACATTGTGTTATGGAAGCTATTGAAAATGACAAAGGTGATGAAAAGATAGATGAAGTAATGCATCTATTGTCGAAGGTAATTGGAAAATAATATTTTAAAGGGGAGGTAAAAAATGGCTAATAAAACTTTAAAAATAGAAGGTATGACATGTGCATCCTGCGCAAAGGCAGTGGAACGAGCAACAAGAAAACTTGATGGAGTGTCTGAATCCAATGTAAATCTAGCAACAGAAAAACTTACCATTAGCTTTGATGAAAATGCTCTATCTGTCGAAGACATACAATCAGCAGTTGAAAAAGCAGGATATAAGGCATTATCGAATGCTGTTACCAAAACTATGAAAGTGGAAGGTATGACATGTGCATCCTGTGCAAATGCAGTAGAAAGGGCAACTAGAAAATTAGATGGTGTCACTGAAGCAAATGTAAATCTAGCAACAGAAAAGCTTACTATAAGCTACGAGCCATCAGTGTTGAAAGTGTCAGATATAAAAAATGCAGTAGAAAAAGCTGGTTATAAGGCAATAGAAGATGAAGTTACAGTAGACACTGATAAGGAAAGAAAAGAAAATGAAATTAAGTCTTTATGGAAGAGATTTATAATATCTGCAATATTTACTGTACCTTTATTATACATTTCAATGGGTCATATGATGGGAGCGCCATTACCAACGTTCCTCGATCCAATGGCGAATCCACTTAACTTTGCATTGATACAATTGTTATTAACAATTCCGGTAGTTATAGCTGGTCGAAGATTCTATTCAGTAGGATTTAAAACATTATTTAAGGGAAGCCCAAATATGGACTCACTTATAGCCATAGGAACGGGGGCGGCAGTAGTATACGGTCTGTTTGCAATATATAAGATTATAAATGGCGATGCAAGTTATGCAATGCATTTATACTTTGAGTCAGCAGCTGTAATTATTGCATTAATAACCCTTGGTAAATATTTAGAATCTGTATCTAAGGGAAAAACATCTGAGGCTATTAAAAAATTAATGGGACTTCAACCTAAAACTGCTCTTGTAATAAAAGATGGAAAAGAAGTTGAAATATCAATAGATGAAGTTGAAGCTGGAGATATTATCGTAGTTAAACCAGGTGAAAAATTGCCTGTAGATGGAGAAGTAATTGAGGGTATTACATCAATAGATGAATCCATGCTTACTGGTGAAAGTATTCCAGTAGAAAAACATATAGGAGATACTGTAATAGGCGCTAGTATAAACAAAACTGGTTCTATTAAATACAAAGCGACAAAGGTTGGTAAAGATACAGCTTTAGCTCAAATTATAAAATTAGTTGAAGATGCTCAAGGTTCTAAAGCTCCTATAGCAAAATTAGCAGACGTTATATCTGGGTATTTCGTTCCAATAGTTATTGGATTAGCTATTATTTCAGGTTTAGCATGGTACTTTATAGGTGGGGAATCATCAACTTTTGCCTTGACCATATTCATATCTGTTTTAGTTATTGCCTGCCCTTGTGCACTTGGTCTTGCAACACCAACAGCTATTATGGTTGGGACAGGTAAGGGTGCAGAGAATGGTGTATTAATTAAGAGTGGTACTGCATTAGAGACAGCTCATCAAATACAAACTATAGTATTTGACAAGACTGGAACAATTACTGAAGGTAAGCCAAAGGTTACAGATGTAATTCCAGTAAAGGGATTATCAGAAGATGAATTGTTAATACTGGCAGCATCAGCAGAAAAGGGATCAGAGCATCCTCTTGGTGAAGCAATTGTAAAGGGTGCTGAAGATAAAGGTTTGGAATTTAAAAAGGTTGATTCATTTAATGCCATACCTGGTCATGGGATTGAAGTTACCATAGAAGGTAAAAATATTTTAGCTGGTAATAGAAAGCTTATGGTTGAAAGGAATATTTCCTTAGAAGACCTTGAAAGTTCTTCAAATAGATTAGCAGAAGAAGGAAAGACACCAATGTATTTTGCAATAGATAATAAAATTGGTGGTATAATAGCTGTAGCTGATACAGTTAAAGAAAATAGTAAGAGAGCAATAGAATTACTTCATAATATGGGAATTCAGGTAGCTATGATTACTGGAGACAATAGAAGAACTGCAGAAGCAATAGCAAAGCAGGTAAATATAGATATAGTTTTAGCAGAAGTTTTGCCAGAGGATAAGGCCAACGAAGTTAAAAAACTTCAAGCTGAGGGTAAAAAAGTAGCAATGGTTGGTGATGGTATCAACGACGCACCAGCATTAGCCCAAGCTGATATAGGTATAGCGATAGGGTCTGGTACAGATGTAGCAATGGAATCAGCAGATATAGTTCTTATGAGAAGTGATTTAATGGATGTGCCAACTGCTATTCAGTTGAGTAAAAAAACTATAAAGAATATTAAAGAAAACTTGTTCTGGGCTTTTGGATACAATACATTGGGAATACCTATAGCAATGGGAGTACTTCATATATTTGGAGGACCACTTTTAGACCCAATGATTGCAGGAGCTGCAATGAGCTTAAGTTCAGTATCTGTTTTAACAAATGCATTAAGGTTAAAGAATTTTAAACCAGTAAGATAGGTAGTACGCTGCTATACGCAGATTATATATAATTAATATAAAATATTGAAGGGAGATAATAAAATGAGAAAGAAGATATTAATAGAGGGTATGAGCTGTGGACATTGTGTAAATCATGTAACAGAGGCTTTAAGTGAAATAGATGGGATAAAAAATGTAAATGTAAATTTGGAAGAAAAGTATGCTATGGTTGATGTTGAAAATAATGATTTAGAAAAAGCTATAAAATTTGCTATAGACGAGGCAGGATATGAGGTAGTGGCAATAGAAGAGGTTTAATTATGAACTTTATTAAAAAATGGCTTAAGAGATTGGAAGAATCCAATAAAAGTAGTTTTGGTGACCAACCCTTAGATTGTTGCACAGTAGGTAGAGATAAGAAAACTAACAAGTCAATGAAAATCACACAAAACAAAAAATAAATACTATACTACAGAGACATAAATTGTTTCTGTAGTTTTTTTATTACGAATAGGAAAGTTCTACTTTAATTCTTTACTAATTTGAACTTTCCGTCGATGAGTAACAAAAATATCTTCCTTTAATGCTTCTTTAGAAACTATTTTTATAATTGTTTAACGATGTAATTGAGTATAAGTTGTGCTATAATTACTTTAAAGATGGATTCCATCTATAAAGTAATGGCAGCGGAATGAAATAAATGCGTCTGATAATGATAGAATATTTGGAGGATTAATATGAGTGATACTATATATATAACCGGGCATAAGAATCCCGATTCCGATTCAATATGTGCTGCGCTTGCATATGCAGATTTTAAGAACGGAAATGGGGATATGAAAGCTATCCCAATAAGATTAGGTGATATGAATTTAGAGACTAAATTTATATTAGACTATTTTGATGTTGAGGAACCAATGCTATTGGAAACTTTAAGGCTAAGTGTTGAAGACTTAAGCTTTGATAAAGTAGCACCAATTAGTGCAGACATATCTTTAAGAATGGCATTAAATATTATGAAAATAAATAATATAAATAGTTTGCCTATCGTGGATGACGATGAAAAGATTATAGGAATTGTTACAGTTTCAGATATAATTCAAAACTATATAGATGTTTGGGATAATACAGTACTAGGAAAAGCAGGTACATCTATAGACAATATTATCGATACTTTAAGTGCAAAGCCTATTGTTATACCTGAAAATGCAAAAGAAATGACAGGAAAGATTTCCATACTTGCTATGGATCTTCACTCAATTAAAGATAAAGACTATGAAAATAGTGTTGTAATCTGCGGAAATAGGAGAGATATTCAAGAATTTGCTATTAATAGCGGCATTTCCTTGATGATAATTACAGGAAGTGGGGAAGTAGATGAGGACTTAATGAAATTGGCTGATGAAAGGAATATCACTATCTTATCCACACCTTATGACACCTTTATGGCTTCAAGGCTAATAACACAAAGCATTCCAGTAAGTCACTCTATGACTACTGAAAATCTTGTATTATTTGAATTAGATGATTTAGTGGATGATGTTAAGGTACAAATGTCTCAAACCAGATATAGGAGCTATCCAGTCGTAGATCATAATAAAAGGGTAGTTGGTTTAATATCAAGATATCATCTTATCTCAAGTATGAAAAAGAAGGTAATATTAGTTGATCATAATGAAAGAAGTCAGTCTGTAGATGGACTTGAAGAATCTGAAATACTAGAGATTATAGATCATCACAGAGTTGCAGATGTTTTTACTGGTAATCCAATTTATTTTAGAAATGAACCTGTCGGAAGTACATCAACTATAATTGCTAATATATTCTTTGAAAATGGGAGAAGACCATCTAAAAAAATTGCTGGTATATTAGCAGCAGCAATTATATCTGATACCCTGTTATTGAAGTCACCAACTGCAACGAATATAGATAAAATGATGTTAGATAGGCTTGCAAAAATAGCTGATATGGATATAGAGAAATTTGCAGAAGAGATGTTTAAAGCTGGTACTTCTTTAACAGGTAGAACACCTCAGGAATTACTAAATCAAGATTTTAAAGCATTTACAATAAAGAAGGAAAAGATAGGGATATCTCAAGTATATACAATGGACCCTGAAAGTCTAAATAATATGAGGGATGAATTGATAGAGCTAATGGAAGAAAGAGCACAAGAATATGGATATAGTATATTTATACTTATGCTAACGGATATCTTCAACCAGGCATCGGAAATGATAACTGTTGGCGAGC
The DNA window shown above is from Tissierella sp. Yu-01 and carries:
- a CDS encoding metal-sensing transcriptional repressor, coding for MNEKSIILLKLAKGELDAIKYMIEEGWDCIDISNRILETQYLLNKANNLITKQHLFNCSYNETENENKNRKNLM
- a CDS encoding DUF2318 domain-containing protein, yielding MGKSKKNKKTTKQQTNYLPFLTIAVVIIAVAIVVLVPKGGLNETTAKNSNASNSQNNISGGNPATLNENGDVVIKEADITENGSFLEYKSKDGVTVGLLAVRASDGTVRTAFDTCQVCNGSPYAYFNQKGNQIQCQNCGNIYSLDMIEQERGGCNPIPIMADEKTVTDTEIIIPADLLEENADIFENWKKF
- a CDS encoding sulfite exporter TauE/SafE family protein, with protein sequence MNSIKIKLLIEGMSCSHCEMAIENKLIGLRGVSYVKASYEKGEVEITYDKDITSIGQIKKTINKLDYKVVDFTNKKQFTSNTKLLYILTIILSVYFVLNHFKLLNFVNYFPQIQSNVEYSMLFVIGVFTSLHCIAMCGGINLAQSIHSVESRKSTIHSNLLYNMGRVISYTIIGGIVGGIGSVISLEGSFRGAVAIIAGIFMIIMGFNMLNVFPWLRYINIRVPRFISKRVNNNKSKAKSSFYIGLLNGLLPCGPLQSMQLYALSTGSIVAGAFSMFLFSLGTVPLMFILGTISSKLNKKFTDKMLSICAMLVVVLGVGMISNGLSLSGVLIPQIQTAEALASTAELEGEFQTIRTVLDFGIYQPIRVKAGIPVKWTIRAEKGKVNGCNNEIIIPEYNLEVKLKEGDNLIEFIPTEAGQFGYSCWMGMIRSSIIVTE
- a CDS encoding metal-sensing transcriptional repressor, with protein sequence MNADQRKALQTLKTAKGQIEATIKMIEDGRYCIDVSNQILAAQSLLKKADLLIIGQHLRHCVMEAIENDKGDEKIDEVMHLLSKVIGK
- a CDS encoding heavy metal translocating P-type ATPase → MANKTLKIEGMTCASCAKAVERATRKLDGVSESNVNLATEKLTISFDENALSVEDIQSAVEKAGYKALSNAVTKTMKVEGMTCASCANAVERATRKLDGVTEANVNLATEKLTISYEPSVLKVSDIKNAVEKAGYKAIEDEVTVDTDKERKENEIKSLWKRFIISAIFTVPLLYISMGHMMGAPLPTFLDPMANPLNFALIQLLLTIPVVIAGRRFYSVGFKTLFKGSPNMDSLIAIGTGAAVVYGLFAIYKIINGDASYAMHLYFESAAVIIALITLGKYLESVSKGKTSEAIKKLMGLQPKTALVIKDGKEVEISIDEVEAGDIIVVKPGEKLPVDGEVIEGITSIDESMLTGESIPVEKHIGDTVIGASINKTGSIKYKATKVGKDTALAQIIKLVEDAQGSKAPIAKLADVISGYFVPIVIGLAIISGLAWYFIGGESSTFALTIFISVLVIACPCALGLATPTAIMVGTGKGAENGVLIKSGTALETAHQIQTIVFDKTGTITEGKPKVTDVIPVKGLSEDELLILAASAEKGSEHPLGEAIVKGAEDKGLEFKKVDSFNAIPGHGIEVTIEGKNILAGNRKLMVERNISLEDLESSSNRLAEEGKTPMYFAIDNKIGGIIAVADTVKENSKRAIELLHNMGIQVAMITGDNRRTAEAIAKQVNIDIVLAEVLPEDKANEVKKLQAEGKKVAMVGDGINDAPALAQADIGIAIGSGTDVAMESADIVLMRSDLMDVPTAIQLSKKTIKNIKENLFWAFGYNTLGIPIAMGVLHIFGGPLLDPMIAGAAMSLSSVSVLTNALRLKNFKPVR
- a CDS encoding heavy-metal-associated domain-containing protein gives rise to the protein MRKKILIEGMSCGHCVNHVTEALSEIDGIKNVNVNLEEKYAMVDVENNDLEKAIKFAIDEAGYEVVAIEEV
- a CDS encoding LDCC motif putative metal-binding protein, whose translation is MNFIKKWLKRLEESNKSSFGDQPLDCCTVGRDKKTNKSMKITQNKK
- a CDS encoding putative manganese-dependent inorganic diphosphatase, whose protein sequence is MSDTIYITGHKNPDSDSICAALAYADFKNGNGDMKAIPIRLGDMNLETKFILDYFDVEEPMLLETLRLSVEDLSFDKVAPISADISLRMALNIMKINNINSLPIVDDDEKIIGIVTVSDIIQNYIDVWDNTVLGKAGTSIDNIIDTLSAKPIVIPENAKEMTGKISILAMDLHSIKDKDYENSVVICGNRRDIQEFAINSGISLMIITGSGEVDEDLMKLADERNITILSTPYDTFMASRLITQSIPVSHSMTTENLVLFELDDLVDDVKVQMSQTRYRSYPVVDHNKRVVGLISRYHLISSMKKKVILVDHNERSQSVDGLEESEILEIIDHHRVADVFTGNPIYFRNEPVGSTSTIIANIFFENGRRPSKKIAGILAAAIISDTLLLKSPTATNIDKMMLDRLAKIADMDIEKFAEEMFKAGTSLTGRTPQELLNQDFKAFTIKKEKIGISQVYTMDPESLNNMRDELIELMEERAQEYGYSIFILMLTDIFNQASEMITVGEHKSLAAKAFDKKLVNNSFFAPGVLSRKKQVVPPITEILSNVE